In Gammaproteobacteria bacterium, the genomic window CAAGACCCAAAGCGGACATTGCGCACGACCGTTCGGTATTCTCTTCGGGTACGCTCTCAGAGCGCGAAAAGGTCACTGGCCGGGCTTTTGATCGCAAAATCAGCCCGATCAAGAGCGGACCACAGCCTATCGTGACAGCTCAGGGCCGAATTCGCGGCCGGATGCCCATTGTGCCACCATTGTCGGCGATTGGGAGGAGCCATCTGGGGAATCCTTGTTTACTGGACAAGAGGCCGGCCGATGTATGCTAGCCTTACCCGTCGTGCCATTGCCGAGGTGACCTTTGTTCCTAGCCGAAGCTCAGTGGTTCCGTGCACGCCTACAAGAGCTCGCAGGCAGCGCACTATTCCCCTTGCTCAACGTCGGCAGCGGGAACGATTTACACCGGCGGGTACGCCAACCCTGGATTGACCGGGAATTGTTCGCGCCGATCCGCGAGCGCGATGGGCGGGTCCTGCACATGGATATCATAGCCGGTCCAGGCATCGACGTGGTCGGTGATCTTAGCGATGAAGCAAGCCTGAAGGGTCTCAAAGATTTCGGCATCCGTTCCGTATTATGCTCTAACGTCCTGGAGCACGTCTCAGACCGAAATGCGTTTTGCGTCGCCATGCTTCAGCTGCTGCCGAGCGGTGGGGTGCTTCTGATATCCTGCCCGAACGCCTATCCCTACCATGCAGCCCCGATCGACACGATGTTTCGCCCCGAACTTGCGGAACTGCGCGCTCTTTTTCCGGCTACCGAGATGATCTCGGGTGAGATCCTCGACGTTGGGTCTTTCATCGACGAGATCCGGCAACAGCCCCTGTTGTTGCCGCGCTTGTTCCTGCCCTTCTACCGGCCTCGTCGGTGGTATGGTCTGTTGCACCGACTGCCGTGGCTCTTCCGCACCTATCGTGCGAGCTGTCTAGTGCTGCGTAAGCTCTGAAGCGGGGCCATGCGCAGTCGAACCAAAGTTCTGTTCATCACTCACGACATGCGTAGCGGTGGGGTCGAACGCGTCTTTAGCGAAATCTTGCGCTGCCTCGATCCCCAAGCCTTCGATCTTCATCTCGCCCTGCATCGCGCCGAAATCGTCTTTCCCGTTCCCGATAATGTCACCATTCACGAGATCGGTCTGAGAAAATTCTGGCAGTTTCCGGGCGCTGTTCTCGCT contains:
- a CDS encoding methyltransferase type 11: MFLAEAQWFRARLQELAGSALFPLLNVGSGNDLHRRVRQPWIDRELFAPIRERDGRVLHMDIIAGPGIDVVGDLSDEASLKGLKDFGIRSVLCSNVLEHVSDRNAFCVAMLQLLPSGGVLLISCPNAYPYHAAPIDTMFRPELAELRALFPATEMISGEILDVGSFIDEIRQQPLLLPRLFLPFYRPRRWYGLLHRLPWLFRTYRASCLVLRKL